A window of Rubricoccus marinus contains these coding sequences:
- a CDS encoding alpha/beta hydrolase: MRATLFALALMAAAAHAQTAPVASEAEPLALPGGMTFTLDAPAQTYRIHVTLPPDYRATGDSHPVLYYADAQALTEIVVGTHRLAAAVRTADIETAILVGISVDGDEAAWNAQRNRDLTPTPFDPSGVDSSQEGDFLIALWAAWSPGANETGEAAAFATFIRESLAPRVEASYNASATDRGWLGHSFGGLFGAWAEAEEPDLFNRLLLVSPAMWWNEGEVVASEFAAPEAEEGVFIAYGTAEDRPITRWAPPLAEAMKAAGYGPTLRAYDGADHYSIVPRAIYDGLVALYGR, translated from the coding sequence ATGCGCGCCACTCTCTTCGCTCTCGCCCTCATGGCCGCGGCGGCTCACGCCCAAACGGCCCCTGTGGCGTCGGAGGCTGAGCCGCTGGCGCTGCCCGGCGGAATGACGTTCACTCTGGACGCCCCCGCGCAGACGTACCGGATTCACGTCACGCTCCCGCCGGACTACCGCGCGACGGGAGACTCGCACCCCGTGCTCTACTACGCCGACGCGCAGGCGCTGACCGAGATCGTTGTCGGGACGCACCGGCTCGCAGCGGCCGTACGGACCGCCGACATCGAGACCGCGATCCTCGTCGGCATCAGCGTGGACGGCGACGAGGCGGCGTGGAACGCCCAGCGCAACCGGGACCTCACCCCGACTCCGTTCGACCCGTCGGGGGTGGACTCGTCGCAAGAGGGGGACTTTCTCATCGCGCTGTGGGCGGCCTGGTCGCCAGGTGCGAACGAGACGGGAGAGGCGGCGGCCTTCGCGACGTTCATCCGCGAGTCCCTCGCGCCGCGGGTCGAGGCGTCGTACAACGCGAGCGCGACCGACCGTGGCTGGCTCGGGCACTCGTTCGGCGGGCTCTTCGGCGCGTGGGCGGAAGCGGAAGAGCCGGATCTGTTCAACCGCCTCCTGCTCGTCTCGCCTGCCATGTGGTGGAACGAGGGGGAGGTCGTCGCCTCGGAGTTCGCCGCGCCAGAGGCGGAGGAGGGGGTGTTCATCGCGTACGGCACGGCGGAGGACCGGCCTATCACGCGGTGGGCGCCGCCCCTGGCGGAGGCCATGAAAGCAGCGGGCTACGGCCCCACGCTCCGCGCCTACGACGGCGCGGACCACTACTCGATCGTTCCACGCGCGATCTATGACGGACTCGTTGCGCTGTACGGGAGATAG
- a CDS encoding MFS transporter codes for MDTPQDPAPDEGRRPGASGAEAEIDHQEGKHPAKQDPFASLRNAGFALYLVGSLVSNAGNQMRVVAVGWEVYERTQTALGLGLIGLTLALPVLLLALPAGAAADRYPRKRLIQIAQIGLAASGAGLAWVSYTGAPVALTYLFLLGTGIFRAIGWPASQAIVTGLVPTRVFANATMWRSVAYQIASTLGPLAGGFLVAWHGPATVYITDAASSLVLLGCLFFVIPTPQARSTEKKSWRSLIEGARFVRRQPVILSTITLDMVAVLFGGATALLPIYATDVLGVGAEGFGWMRAMPSLGAIAMGLSLALLPPMRYAGRTLLLAVVAFGVSTIVFGLSTSFPLSLVALFCLGAADNISVVVRSTVLQLLTPDEMRGRVAAVNAVFIGTSNEIGELESGTVASVIGAVPTVVFGGVMTLLTVGAAAWIWPPLRRLGALEDLEPPETVPAPA; via the coding sequence ATGGACACACCCCAGGACCCCGCCCCCGACGAAGGCCGACGCCCCGGAGCCTCTGGCGCCGAAGCCGAAATCGACCACCAGGAGGGCAAGCATCCGGCAAAGCAGGACCCGTTCGCGTCGTTGCGAAACGCCGGGTTCGCGCTCTACCTCGTGGGCAGCCTCGTCTCGAACGCGGGCAACCAGATGCGCGTCGTGGCGGTCGGGTGGGAGGTCTACGAGCGGACGCAGACGGCGCTCGGGCTCGGACTGATCGGGCTGACGCTCGCGCTGCCGGTTCTCCTCCTCGCGCTGCCCGCGGGCGCTGCGGCCGACCGGTACCCGCGCAAGAGGCTCATCCAGATCGCCCAGATCGGACTCGCGGCCTCTGGCGCCGGGCTCGCGTGGGTGTCGTACACCGGCGCGCCGGTTGCGCTGACGTACCTGTTCCTGCTCGGGACGGGCATCTTCCGCGCGATCGGATGGCCCGCCTCACAAGCCATCGTGACCGGCCTGGTGCCGACGCGCGTGTTCGCTAACGCCACGATGTGGCGGAGCGTGGCCTACCAGATCGCGTCCACGCTGGGGCCTCTGGCGGGCGGCTTCCTCGTCGCATGGCACGGCCCGGCGACGGTCTACATCACCGATGCGGCCTCCAGCCTCGTCCTGCTGGGCTGCCTCTTTTTCGTGATCCCGACGCCGCAGGCGCGCTCGACCGAAAAGAAGTCGTGGCGGAGCCTGATCGAGGGCGCGCGGTTCGTGCGGCGCCAGCCGGTCATCCTCTCCACCATCACGCTGGACATGGTGGCGGTCCTCTTCGGCGGCGCGACGGCACTGTTGCCCATCTACGCGACCGACGTGCTGGGCGTCGGCGCCGAGGGCTTCGGATGGATGCGTGCGATGCCGTCGCTGGGCGCCATCGCGATGGGCCTCTCGCTCGCGCTGCTCCCGCCGATGCGCTACGCCGGGCGCACGCTCCTGCTCGCCGTCGTCGCCTTCGGCGTCTCGACGATCGTGTTCGGGCTCTCGACGAGTTTCCCGCTATCGCTTGTGGCGCTGTTCTGCCTCGGCGCGGCCGACAACATCTCGGTCGTGGTCCGCTCGACGGTGCTCCAACTGCTCACGCCCGATGAGATGCGCGGGCGCGTTGCCGCCGTCAACGCGGTGTTTATCGGCACGAGCAACGAGATCGGCGAGTTGGAATCCGGGACGGTCGCGAGCGTGATCGGCGCCGTGCCCACTGTCGTCTTCGGCGGCGTGATGACGCTCCTCACGGTCGGGGCGGCGGCATGGATCTGGCCGCCGCTGCGCCGCCTGGGTGCCCTCGAAGACCTGGAGCCGCCAGAGACCGTGCCCGCGCCCGCCTGA
- a CDS encoding alpha/beta hydrolase — MRLALVILALVATSARAQTEPAGSAPEPLAIPGAETFTLDAPAQTYRIHVTLPEGYRETGAPHAVLYYADAWWLTEAVAGIRRLADLAESTDIEPVILVGIGMDGEPRAWNAQRNRDLTPSPTQFAGGGGFPIGGVIMDSTNTGGAPAFLRFIQDRLAPRIEAHYNASATRRGWLGHSLGGLFGAWAAQARPDAFERLLLISPSAWWNNGEVVEAGFTAPEAQDARVFLAYGIEEGNLLRTWAPPLADAMEAGGFPVTRRVYEGAGHHSILPQAIWDGLVALYGEAE; from the coding sequence ATGCGCCTCGCTCTTGTGATTCTCGCCCTCGTGGCTACGTCGGCCCGCGCCCAAACGGAGCCGGCGGGCTCCGCGCCCGAGCCTCTGGCCATACCGGGAGCCGAGACGTTCACCTTGGACGCGCCCGCGCAGACGTACCGCATCCACGTCACCCTCCCTGAAGGCTACCGCGAGACGGGCGCGCCGCACGCCGTCCTCTACTACGCCGACGCGTGGTGGCTGACCGAGGCCGTCGCGGGCATCCGAAGACTGGCCGATCTGGCGGAAAGCACGGACATCGAGCCGGTCATTCTCGTCGGCATCGGGATGGACGGTGAACCCCGGGCGTGGAACGCGCAGCGCAACCGCGACCTCACCCCTTCGCCGACGCAGTTCGCCGGCGGCGGCGGCTTCCCCATCGGCGGCGTCATCATGGACTCCACAAACACGGGTGGCGCCCCGGCCTTTCTGCGCTTTATCCAGGACCGTCTCGCGCCCCGCATCGAGGCCCACTACAACGCGAGCGCCACGCGCCGCGGCTGGCTCGGGCACTCGCTCGGCGGCCTCTTCGGCGCGTGGGCGGCGCAGGCCCGTCCCGATGCGTTCGAGCGGTTGCTGCTTATCTCTCCCTCGGCGTGGTGGAACAACGGCGAGGTCGTAGAGGCCGGCTTCACGGCGCCAGAGGCTCAGGACGCGCGCGTCTTTCTCGCCTACGGGATCGAGGAAGGCAACCTGCTTCGGACCTGGGCGCCGCCTCTGGCGGACGCGATGGAGGCCGGCGGCTTTCCCGTCACGCGCCGGGTCTACGAGGGCGCGGGCCATCACTCCATCCTGCCGCAGGCGATCTGGGACGGGCTCGTGGCGCTCTACGGCGAGGCGGAGTAG
- a CDS encoding YdeI/OmpD-associated family protein: MNAPNPEVDERLSRAAQWREEQLRLREICLDTPLLEEVKWRQPCYTLGGKNVVIVSAFKGHACLAFFKGVLLKDEHGLLHQAGEHTQSGRQMRFTSVEQIEDLEPIVRAYLAEAIEIERAGRTVELKKMREYAVPAELQEQLDADAAFRAAFEALTPGRQRGYFLHIGGAKQTATRSARVEKHRPRILAGKGIHDR, from the coding sequence ATGAACGCTCCCAACCCCGAGGTCGACGAACGCCTGAGCAGGGCCGCGCAGTGGCGCGAGGAGCAACTCCGGCTCCGGGAGATCTGCCTCGATACGCCGTTGCTGGAGGAGGTCAAGTGGAGGCAGCCGTGCTACACGCTCGGCGGGAAAAACGTCGTCATCGTGAGCGCCTTCAAAGGCCACGCCTGCCTCGCATTCTTTAAAGGCGTGCTCCTGAAAGACGAGCACGGCCTTTTGCATCAGGCCGGGGAGCACACGCAGTCCGGGCGCCAGATGCGATTTACGAGCGTCGAGCAGATCGAAGATCTCGAACCCATCGTGCGGGCCTACCTCGCGGAGGCCATCGAAATCGAGCGCGCCGGGCGAACCGTCGAGCTCAAGAAGATGCGCGAGTACGCCGTCCCCGCCGAACTCCAGGAGCAACTCGACGCCGACGCCGCGTTTCGCGCCGCGTTCGAGGCGCTCACGCCAGGGCGCCAGCGGGGCTACTTCCTCCACATCGGCGGAGCCAAGCAGACGGCCACGCGCTCGGCGAGAGTCGAGAAGCACCGCCCGCGCATCCTGGCCGGCAAAGGCATCCACGACCGGTAG
- the mobA gene encoding molybdenum cofactor guanylyltransferase produces the protein MLTPSNVTALILAGGKSRRFGSDKALADVGGLSFVERVFMALEPLASRVLIATGPTPRPYPVRAEVVTDSVPDGGPLAGLAAGLAATQTPWLLAAAVDMPHLTPEALTPLLEAASGDADAFIAQEPGDRMQPVCGLWRVEAVAPVVEEQIARGDLAMFALLDLLTVHGVALDAAAMRNVNLPPASELEP, from the coding sequence TTGCTGACTCCGTCTAACGTTACCGCGCTCATCCTCGCGGGCGGCAAGAGCCGCCGGTTCGGCAGCGACAAGGCCCTCGCCGACGTGGGCGGCCTCTCGTTCGTCGAGCGCGTCTTCATGGCCCTGGAGCCTCTGGCGAGCCGCGTGCTCATCGCGACCGGCCCCACGCCGAGGCCGTACCCCGTCCGCGCTGAGGTCGTGACCGATTCGGTCCCCGACGGCGGGCCGCTGGCGGGCCTCGCGGCCGGGCTGGCCGCGACGCAGACGCCGTGGCTTCTGGCGGCGGCCGTGGACATGCCGCACCTCACGCCAGAGGCGCTGACGCCGCTTCTGGAAGCGGCCTCTGGCGACGCAGACGCCTTTATCGCGCAGGAGCCCGGCGACCGGATGCAGCCCGTCTGCGGCCTCTGGCGTGTCGAGGCCGTGGCGCCGGTCGTTGAGGAGCAGATCGCCAGAGGCGACCTCGCGATGTTCGCGCTGCTCGACCTCCTGACCGTGCACGGCGTGGCGCTGGACGCGGCCGCGATGCGCAACGTCAACCTCCCGCCCGCGAGCGAACTGGAGCCGTAG